A stretch of Flavobacteriales bacterium DNA encodes these proteins:
- a CDS encoding clan AA aspartic protease, translating into MRLPSFIIAAFICFAASAQKSLVELPMTMRSRLLFIEVYLNDDPAPMHVLFDSGAGVTVVDDRVARERGLVLTDSLAIGTSGRPVKAARSPNNSLRLGERFVLDSVELFLMDLGHLSAHYNVPIDAILGVDLLSRAVVCTDLDALRMRVHDPKTYVHSGSSAAITATELDSGTYGFLMQVLPGGRKDTVEVMVKLDTGADNHLTFYNHAVVAHGLMRPGKRYRGASGFGAEPTITHNRHGKLARARVQGRSWRKVPVVYQVDPVNAASRQACDGLIGQGLLNEFNITYHLPAGLVYLEPRR; encoded by the coding sequence GTGCGCCTCCCGTCCTTCATCATCGCAGCATTCATCTGCTTCGCCGCAAGCGCCCAAAAGTCCTTGGTGGAGTTGCCGATGACCATGCGCAGCAGGCTCCTCTTCATCGAGGTGTACCTGAACGATGACCCGGCGCCCATGCATGTGCTCTTCGATTCGGGTGCGGGCGTGACGGTGGTGGACGATCGGGTGGCACGGGAACGCGGGCTGGTACTGACGGACTCGCTCGCCATCGGCACATCGGGGAGGCCCGTGAAGGCGGCACGCAGTCCGAACAACAGCCTGCGCCTGGGCGAACGATTCGTGCTGGACAGCGTGGAGCTTTTCCTGATGGACCTTGGGCATCTGAGTGCGCACTACAACGTCCCGATCGATGCGATCCTGGGTGTCGACCTGCTGAGTCGCGCCGTGGTGTGCACGGACCTGGATGCGTTGCGCATGCGCGTACACGACCCGAAGACCTATGTGCACAGCGGCAGCAGCGCAGCCATCACCGCGACCGAACTCGACTCGGGTACCTACGGCTTTCTGATGCAGGTGTTGCCTGGTGGGCGGAAGGATACCGTCGAGGTGATGGTGAAGTTGGACACCGGGGCGGACAACCACCTCACGTTCTACAACCACGCGGTGGTGGCGCATGGGCTGATGCGTCCCGGCAAGCGGTACAGGGGCGCGTCGGGTTTCGGCGCAGAGCCCACCATCACACACAACCGCCATGGCAAGCTGGCCCGTGCACGTGTACAAGGGCGTAGCTGGCGTAAGGTGCCCGTGGTGTACCAGGTGGATCCGGTGAATGCAGCTTCACGGCAGGCTTGCGACGGCCTCATCGGCCAGGGGCTGCTGAACGAGTTCAACATCACCTACCACTTGCCGGCGGGCCTCGTGTACCTGGAGCCGAGGCGGTGA